The genome window TTTACTTTAtttgtctgtgtgtgtgttttaaacattcataaACAGCTCAATAGTGTGTTCATAACAATAAGAATTGAGAAATTTCAAAGACCATAACAGCAAGcttaaaaagcaacaacaaaatacCTTAACGGAACTGGTGTCACCGTTGGTCAAATAAAATCTTTCGATCTTAAGTATACGGGCGCTAATAAGTCctgtttgaaaataatattttataccaTACAATTCAAAAATAATGCGTGTATATCGTACATTTCGTGTgtggtttgtttcttttcatCTACATTGTCTTTACGCGATTTATCACATGCTTTGACAGCATATGCTTCCAATGTCTGTATCTGGCTTGCTCTAACGTTCACGTATGCACCTTTAAACAAAATCATACAAATGTATGAgtgttaatacaaatataaaggaATATGTTAACAAGTATATAAATAACCAAATCACTATATATTAAACTAAATGCACTGGACTTCTTGAGCGAAATATGCAATCATTTAACGTGTGATTGTGtgtttaattatgtaaattaaagACTCACGAAATTGACGACTGTTTTTGAATACATTTCGTTTTTCTACACAACACTGAATAATCGTGATAACCATCCAAATCACATTCAGAGGAGGGTAATACACATGTCTTGATACGTATTCTTTTATCACAAAGTATCTCTGGTACTTCCAGATTTTCTCCGATTGCACTTGAATTTTCGCAAATGAGTGGCTGGAAAGATACATTATTTAAAGATAAAAGTATTTCGTCTAGATTTCGGTCTCAAtagaacaataaataaaaattgctatttatcaagATTGTTCGGTCAGtaacaaaccaattatctcgtctTATAATACCACGGACTCCTTGATACCGGGCCAATAAGTATCGACCCAGGGCCTAATTGTGTTACAGATAAACGGCTCACATTGCACAGAAGTCAATTGGCTAATGAAACAGGTCCCAACAAGCAACCGTCTTGTTGAATAGATGCGAAAACGatgttttgcaaacaaaaatcatCAGTTGAAATACGTACGAGTAAAAATTGTTGTATGGTGCTGCATTTTTAGTAACAGGTCAAAAGAAAAGTATTGCTGTTTTGGCATGTTAACCtttttgctcagaacatttgtggaGCTAAACCACccaacacacacgcacacgcgcccatacacacgcacacacacacacgtacacCCGCACGTTGACgctcacacatacacacacaaccggaaaaataacaaaattacatTTTCACATCGAGACCATATACTAAAGTTCAATGCTTCAAACCATACCATTGATCTTAACTTACTCCGTGACattgaacattttgtaaatgTGCATGGAACATATCTACAAATGGCGACAATAATTGAGCATTTATTTCTAAATTGaagattttgaaaacaattggatgtataaaacgaaaataaaaatattttctataaaacaataaatgctgtTTAAGTATTAAATGCATGTAAGTGCAAGAGAAGAGGGAAATAAGATACCATACCAGACCTTTATAATGTCCTTGCATAGTTCAGTCCAGTCATGTGTTCATGTACTTAAAAAACTGGTGTATGTTGATTTTCAATTCATGCTTTGCAGACcttttttatattgatcatgTAGAAAATGTTTTCGCTTGATTATGatttgttgatatattttaattggtttGTAACATAATTCTTCATTTTATTGGTGCCCAAACTCTGTTTTATGGTAAATTTGGAATTAATATACcaaatgttgttaatgttgttaatGGAAActatatttaaacacaatatataacaataaacattttatcatttttaagcaATTCGGAATCGTGATGGAGTTGAGGGTAAGGGTAAAACCCTATGTCCTGAGCCCTTAAAACTTACTTGTCATGTCATATGCAATATCTTATCTTAAACAATGCTGACCTGTGTCGAATTTGAGTATTTTTAAATACTATCAACATACTACCATACAGTTTTACCAATCAAAATTctaatcaatgttttttttgtacgGGGACAATATTTCGGGTtggaaatgttttataaattaattgtttatacCTTGATAATTATTAATACAGTTCTCAAGGTGTATATCTAACAATACAAACTTTTATCAAAATCAGCATAATAATCAATTtccaatattttaaaaagttatatatttCGAAATCATACCTAAAAATCGCAATGAGAAGGTTTAGAAGGAGGATATTGACGAACAGCATATAGAACCCCATCATGATAGGGACCACAATCTTTCCAGTTTCGCTTGGACATCTTGGCATGTCTTTCGCTGTCCAGATAGTAGCATTTTCGCTGCATGTCGACTGCCCTGTTTCAAAAAGACGTGCTCTATATGAATAGCggtttgttcattttaaagtaaTGAAGTATTAATGAGCGTAAAGATAACTATTAAATCATCAGTTCAAGACTAAATCTACTTTAAGACATTTTAAAATGACCGTGCATGACAATAATATCTGTATGGGTTTTGGCGATTGCAATACAATGTATTTAATGGCATTGACAACTTTGATAACTTGTTCAACTGTTTTTTCTGTATATAATTTCAGATTGGTTGTGTGATTCAAACTGCTCTTTGTGCAAATATTTAAATGTCTAGCAAGTAATGCACTTAGAAATGAAAATGATATGCATACATGCCATTCTGTAACATtcgtttttaaaaacttttaaaaacgtATACCAATGCCATTTTACGGGTTTGGTCTGTGATTTTTGTGTTCATTCTTTGACAAAAACACGGACATAAAAGTCAAATATGAATGCTGATTATTCTTTAACCTAATGTATAACACAATTTGATTTTCTCtcgataaaacaaaaaaaaatctttctaCTATGAAGAAATACTTCTACATTAATTTTCACTCAATTAATGTTCCAGATACGCACAAGAATTACAGGATTAAGTTGTATGTACTCTATCCTTCTTATTCCTGAATTTGAATAGTGCCTTGGATTGTTTGCCGTTAACAGTGAAGTACCTTGTTTTCGAATTATGATATGAAAAGCAACATTTGCAATACAGCATTTTAGAATTTACGACAATACTttcttgttttgttgttgctgttcaCTCGTAATACTACTATGTCAATTTAGCTATCGTTAAGAATACAGAAGTTAACCTATTCTGATGGTAATACAATACTTGTTTACATTATGTATATAACCGTATATACACAAGTCATATATATACTGTCGAAATTAAGCATACCTTCCGTTTCATCTAGGAACAATTCTCCATACAGATGCCAGTAAGGTCTCCTCAGAACTTGTCGTACTGTATCCCACGTTGGTGGCGATACGGGGTAAAGGACAGAGTGTGAAGCAATGGCATATGATACAAAAAACACTGCCAGAATAATCAGGAAATACATCAGATCTTTGACCTATTATTAAAAAGTCATATACTTTAAACATGTCAATAAACAACGCGATCATTGATAATGTAATTAATACatcgatatatcaatatatcaaattgttttcatgttttggaAGCCATTGCATCTATATTTGTCTTCAAAATATGTAAGGGTACACTTTTAGCAAATTTATTGCTACATAGTTTCTCATTTTTGATTGACAAATCGCAGGAATACATTTTGGTGAAACTGTGTTGTCAACGTGTAATATACATCACGTCATATTATTGAACATCTTTTGCGATTTATTTTAGTGAAGCTGGACCACTatgttttgatttttaaaatagTGAAAAACTGAACAAATGGATTTGAAATCGTCATGAAACTGTGTCTGTGTCTCACATATTATCATAATTGCTTAACTCGTTGAATAAAACAAGCATATTGTATTAGAGTATTGGTCCGGTGTATTGTATTGTACGAGAGGATTCTGTGATGTTGTATGTAATGGCCCGAATGGCGAATTAAATTTAATTGCAAACAATCAAACCAAATCTACATGGTGTTAACTAGAATAAACCGTAAAAAGATATACGTCAATGACTTCATTTTCTTTATTTGCTTCAAATAGCTATCACATTGTGTGATGTTTTGccatttattgtaatacataCCATAGTGAAAAATGAAATTCTacaaaattagtttttattgcgGATAAAAGCTTTTCTGGTAGAgattttgaaatgtcattgttTGTTTCTCGTGATTGCTTGACATGTTAACCAGAACAACTCGCAAAGGCTCACACTGCATGTTTTATTAGCCTCGCTTATTTAGCACATTTATCTTCAAAACTTAACGTATATACACCCTAGGTGTTTTATGATTATGTAAAAATTAAACATACCATACGTCTGATCATAAGAAGTTTCGGACCAAGGACTCTGTTAATTGAGAATACATGGGTAAGTCTGAAGACAAATGCTACAAAATCGACAGCAAGAACGACCTTGGGTACATCAAATGACTCTGGAAATTGCTTGAATCGCAAGCCAAACCCAACGATAAACACAAAGATTGTGCCAACGTCTAGAACATTCCACGCGTTCTTGAAGTACGTCGATATGTCGGATGCCATCTTAACGAAAATGAAACATGATTCAAATAAACTTAAGGACACTATTACGGTTTAAGTACATTGTGATTGTGACTTCtgttatattacaaaatataaaattgggGTGCAAGTATAATTGAAGAAATATTTGGCAGAAGGTAAATACATATCTACTCTAAATCATTTTGTCCGAAGTTCTTAGTACTTCTGGCGGAGGACACTCATGCAATTACCTGCCGGATTTCTTCTGCCAAAAATGTCAACACCCATGCCAACAATACGTATTCCAGTGTCGATACATTTGTAGCAAGATCAAATAGCAGCACATACGCAAACATGGTCAGAAACACTGCGAACGAAATCTGTAGGCAAAATTAATAAACGGGACACATAATAAAACTAAACCTTTTTTTTCTTACGAATACAAACCGAACTTACGTTATATGTAACTCGACACTTTAAGAACGTTATTCACtaattcacaaataaataaacttacTACCATTGACATTATTTATAAAACTCATCAAACATTAGATAACATAAAATGTACTTATAATGCATGCTTGACATTTGATTGTTTACGACTATTTAAAACTCGTCGACATTATATTGACATTGTAGGACTcatgataattaaaaaatatcccAGTCGTTGAGATGTTGCAATTTGCTTACCAAGTTGTATATAAATTTGTTCTTAGGAACGTTGAGAAAAGAAATTTCTTTGCCATAACATGGGTAGAACAACGACACTATTGGTGCCACAATCGTAAAGTAGGACAGCAACTTTAAAACCTGCAAGATATTGAGcttgttataatttatttgtaaagaACATATTATAGTCAAACCCACGAGAAAACATTCACATCTCACGATTGGCAGGTAACGCATGTACCAATTATGAAAGCTCTGGTTTTCGTTTAAATTTGAGCTTGAGTCATGACCAATAAATTTAAGGGTCTGGTTTTTGCACAATGTATTTCGTCTTACGACGATATTGAACCAGAGAATGCCATTTTGGCGAAAGGCTGTGGTTTTATTCCTACTGTAAACAGACTATGTTGAATATTTCGCAAGATATATGTCctcaaatacaatataaacacatGATCAGGAATCGGCAAATAATTACAGAGTTAAACTGTTAAGTACAGTCAGAATTTTAATCTACcatatgaaaaaaacaaataagacaaaCAAATACCCAGATACAACGGCTGTCTTCGGGTTCATCGGATTCAACATCCTTGTTGATTCCTCTGTTCCAGAAATTGTCCAGCACATTTTGACAGGCTGAGTGTCTAATGAAATCCTTATTGTGTGAATGCATCGCAATTTCAAAACAAGATTCATTTTCCCAGTACGGCAGCTCAATAAAAAGTAGAGCAAATGAAGTATCATTACTCCGTACGGAGCATTGGTAAAATGTTTCGTTCGCCAAACTAGACCAGTCGCTGCACGAAAAAagataacattattatttatcaaCCTACCGGTTTCTCTAAATgaacatatattatataataccACATGCTATTCTTGCATCGAACAAGTTGCTATTCGGGATTATTTTCCAGTTCAATTAGGagaacattttttgtttgttttgtttctcaaaaacaaataaaggtaCAATATACAAACACTTTTTTTCTCTTTTTGGAAAACGTATTCTGAGAGTTACAGCAAAATATTACTCAGACGCGTCTTCATGGTatactttttcttaaaatataaaaaaaaatctccaaattgtttaaaattagaaCTGTCCCTTTAGAACTTAAAATATAAGTAGGGAATAAATAATGAACTAGGAAAATTCATTTAAACTATTAATAAATCACAACTGTGAAAACGCCCCTGTAATCGTttttataacttaaaaataaatcacaaaacaagAAACCCTCCATAAAAAACATCGTATGACAAATTTCACTATATCTTTAATAATAAGGAAGCATACTTAATTTTAACCAGaatttatgataacattatttaagtatttatatgTTCATTAATTATAAGTGTTAAACTCTTAGGTGTTTACTAATGTAGGGACttattggccataaatgatcatttaattttaacttaaaatgcaaaacaatatgtcgCATGATTAAATGTACATAAGACACTGGATGCCTGCACCACACATCCATTATGTTTTAAACATGCTTCGATggataaattgttgtttttctgtttaCATTGATCGACAAACTCAATATTCATACTTCATGCGTTTTTTATTGAGTGTAGCCTGCACCTTGTCATCTGTTGATCGTCTCAAATCTTTGCACAAGCTGTATGCTATGAGGGCCATGGCTACGGGATTCTATAAGTAAAACAATGCTGTTGttgtttaagtatttaaaataaacatctaTGCATAAAGCATCGATACAAATACATTTACAGTTGTTGTATTAACCCATCTTACATAAGACAATAAATTTTACTTAACATTCATTGTTTTGCTTAAAGAGTGATAACATACTAAGTTGACAAATTAATCATATGCATTCGCAGCAGCATATTAAAAAGTACATCGTAAAACTGTGCTATGCGAGACCACAGAGTGCTACCAGCTCTTAAGTGGCTTGAAGTTTTATTAATTtggcatttttaacaaaaacattaaagtGTTTTCAATCAGTCCTTAAGGTAAACACATTGGACTTTTTGAATTTTTACAAGACCAGTAGACCTTGTATTACACAGGTGTGTTTTCGTTTCAATTCTTAGTATTTTATCATGGTACATGCACATCTTACAAACATAACACccataaaatatgtttgtgtagtAGACCATGATTATTAATTGTTCCTTATTACCTCAACTTTTTTCCACAATAGTATTGCACAATCGTGCTGTCCGAAAAGTATTGCCCATAAAAACATCAAATTCCAGAATGTCAAAGCAAAatctgaaattaaataaaaagtaaaaacaatatttttttttcaaatgaaaacaaatattgcatTATTCAAGATATTTAAGAGATAATAAACACTGTGAAACTTAACCCGCAACATATGTAGAGATATGTTATTAATATAACTATATCGATTTTTAAAGTCTTATGACCGACACAACAAAGAGCATAAAAATCGCACAGCCCGAAATATTCGACAAATATGTGTgcacattttacattatatacattatACAGCGCATCAAAAACACAATGatagtaataaccagaaatattaCTACATGTGATTGATACCCAACCGAAAAGTGCAAGAGATTTGCGTTATATTTCTGTATGTTGTATAAGCGATGTCAAAGTATGATCTTGGCCTTTAAGGTAACACTGTGGTTCTAGTAAGCGACACACCGCATTATTAATGGTAAATATGTTTGCCAAAGATAATGCAACTTTCTTTAATGATTAGATTAAAGCAATAGTACAAGACATACACAAGTAAGCTTTCGTTAATTGTATCACAAAAAGCACCTCGTTCCTCACTGTGTTAAGAAGAATATCGTGTATAGTTTAGTCATTATACGCTGGCCTTATTATCTGACCCAATATTGGTATTACGTTGACGTCCACAAATATTTGACGACATTCACTGATGGTattacaaataatttgtgtaatgTATATTATGCATATACATTAAAGATATATaatcttatatttgacacaattaaaaacgTCTTCTTCCTGAAATGCAGAACGATGATCTCTTATTTTACTAATGATGCTTCTGGAATCTTGCAGTAAAGGATGGATAATTTAATGATATTCATTTCACGGTACTGATGAACGTTGTATTCACGTTGTCTGGTCGATATTTACCGTTAAGTAGTACTATTGTACAGTATTCAATTTTTATgttcgattttattttttttaagtttcatatgAGGTGATATTCATCTAATAGTAATTTAAACTCTTCGGAATGCAATTATTAattgaccaaggtttaagttagGTATTCCTTAAAGTCGATTAAAACCCTGAGTGCTTACAACGGTTGTTCCAGGGTGATCCCTGAATTAATCGATGTCATGCTTATTGTTGTTCTCTACATAATATCCCTTTAATTTTAAGTCAACTTGATggttgccttaaataaaagacaatGTTACTGgggtttcattatttctttatttatatgaaatgaaaaaataaCCAAACACAAAAAATTGTCAATCCACTTTATGGATTTTGATTAACGCAATTTTTATTCTACTACCTTTCCAAAAGAATTATGACTTTTTCTTTTTAGTCCAACACAATTTAAGGAGTATTTCGCAAAACAAGCGTTCGTCTTAAATTGCTGACTTGACTAAAAAAAGTAAGACACATATGTGTAGTACGAAAGGTTTCATCTAAATGTAAAGAAGTTAGTATGacgaaatatgtttattgatTTACAAAGAACACCAGCTATTAATGTAAGTCcagtataaaaaaaattaaaatgtgttggtAGCTCTATTATAAGTAAACACAAGCTTGTGGTGTGACAATGACATCATAGAAATGAAAGCAAACGGTAAACTAGATACGCTACTAAGTATTTTACTTGTTCATACATGAAATCAATTAAATTTGTTAGTCTTACTGTATTCTTACCTTTTACTGTTTTTCTACAGTTTGTTAGAAAGCCTAAATATATAAGTAACGTGAttatgttttttaacaattttgagTCCGCAATTTAAAGGCGACTTAATGAGCAGTTATAAGAACATGTTAGAATGTGTCGTATGTCAACGCATATGTCATTCTGTAAAGTTATATCAATTCATTAGGCCGCTCAAggcattaaattgaaaaaaaacttacCTTCATTATATAGACGACGCATTTTAAGTACAGCTATATCAATAACGCACCAGATTCGAAAAATCATGTTGCAATCCTGAAATATACGATATCGCATTAGTTCACATTATGGCTGCAAGATTATCACTGTGTAATATcgcattattatttcaaaatcgaTTAAATGAAAACTTGAATTCACAAATGGaggaagaaaaataataaaattatctgtTAAATACAATACACACAAATTAACAACTTTCTGTAACATTCACCACATTCTTTGATATAAGCATACGAAAAATAATTAAGATTTGCTTGATCGTGATATGATTTAGAGTCCACTGACAACTCTGACATTCTAAATATGACGTCAGATGATACGAAACCAATTGCTATCATTGTAAGTGCCGTATGCCTCCCTGGGACTTAAAGGGCAACTTGATCTTGCAAGAAAAGGGaaacacttacttattaatgGAAAATGAGAACAATAACAAAGAACAATATCTCGGATATATTGCGTAATGAGTTGTGAAACTCCTATTATGAGCTGCTTGTCAGTGTTGTATGAAAGCTTCAATACCTTCAATACGTATGCATGAAGAATAAACACAGGGCAATAAGTCCCTTGCCAACATTCACGATAGAAAGTTTCATCTGTTTGATACCTTCTATACTAGGGGAGATATGAGTACAGAAGTGTATAGAAGTGTAGATGTTATTTATTAACTTATGATAAGGAATAAGAGATCATGTTTCCTTGTAGAATTTGTTTGAAATCTGAAAAATATGATGGTCCATTCATGGTCACTAATTTTTGTGCGCACCCACGTTTTTGATATTTAATGAAACTATACCAGTCACTGATCACATAAAGCAACATAGATTTGTATGTGAGTTGctgttttataaaacaatatattatattagaCACTGTGTAGCATTCGAAGTGCATACAGTGAGATTCAATAAACCATTTGAACCGCGAGTAAGTCATGTAAAATAAGTTCAGATAGATAATAACCGACTATAATATTAAAGTCATTATCAAAGACTTAACCGCCCTCGGCTTATACACCAGATGGCGTTCTGGTATTGTTTAAGGTAAGACGTATGCtgttattttcaaattttgaatCTTTTAATATTAACTGgttaatttaatgatttaattaggtacaaatatttattattataattgatatTCGTATGACTGTTGCTTTTTTGCATTGGTTATAACAATATAGTGCTAATTTTATATGATGAATCGATGTAAATAACTATGTAGAATGTATTATTAAAACGTTGAACTGTATAccatattaaaaaacattaaaataataagtatCTTGAAATAAATAACTTTGCAAATAAGTCCTTATTATTGTCATTTACATATGTATGTTGGAACAactatacaaatacattttttttcaaaaccgaacaatttatattaataaattgtgCATGCAAATTTACATATGCATAGTTTAACATATTATCTCAAGCGTATTTCGACATTGTTTCAGAATAAAAATGGACTATTTTACACCGTCTTAGTTATACTCTCCTAGGACAGCGTAAACATGGAAAAAATAAGCGCTAAAAGAGACTTGTTCAAACTTTAGCAGCAtgatgattttcaaaataattgtcatatattCAACAAACATGAATGCATAATGTTAAAACAACCGAAATAACGCTCTTGACTAAGAAATATGTTCAAAATAGTGGTTTATTAACGGATTATCATCATACTTAGTCGGTAAAATAATtaagcgtttgtaacgcttttcttTGATACTTTGGAAAATCCTTCGAGTATAAGTATAGTGTATTTGAAGCGTGTCGGCTTTTGCTTCCATGCAGtttacattgtttaagtttatggtACCTTATTTGGACTCTAGCTTTTTGTCTGATAAACATTAATGTCAAGGTCTCAGAAATTAGCATTACTTACGTCTGCCCTTGGCTTCGATAAATCGTGCCTctgtaattaaaatcaaattaatgtacTTATATTCGTAGAATTTAATTTCTCCAAAGATTTATGTGATGCAATTTTATCAATTTGTAATGTGTTGAAAAAGTGTAAGCTTCGCTATGTAATATTTATTCCAA of Dreissena polymorpha isolate Duluth1 chromosome 15, UMN_Dpol_1.0, whole genome shotgun sequence contains these proteins:
- the LOC127859643 gene encoding transient receptor potential cation channel subfamily M member-like 2, with the protein product MALIAYSLCKDLRRSTDDKVQATLNKKRMNDWSSLANETFYQCSVRSNDTSFALLFIELPYWENESCFEIAMHSHNKDFIRHSACQNVLDNFWNRGINKDVESDEPEDSRCIWVLKLLSYFTIVAPIVSLFYPCYGKEISFLNVPKNKFIYNLISFAVFLTMFAYVLLFDLATNVSTLEYVLLAWVLTFLAEEIRQMASDISTYFKNAWNVLDVGTIFVFIVGFGLRFKQFPESFDVPKVVLAVDFVAFVFRLTHVFSINRVLGPKLLMIRRMVKDLMYFLIILAVFFVSYAIASHSVLYPVSPPTWDTVRQVLRRPYWHLYGELFLDETEGQSTCSENATIWTAKDMPRCPSETGKIVVPIMMGFYMLFVNILLLNLLIAIFSHSFAKIQVQSEKIWKYQRYFVIKEYVSRHVYYPPLNVIWMVITIIQCCVEKRNVFKNSRQFRAYVNVRASQIQTLEAYAVKACDKSRKDNVDEKKQTTHEMYDIHALFLNCMV